One Mesorhizobium sp. J428 DNA segment encodes these proteins:
- a CDS encoding enoyl-CoA hydratase/isomerase family protein encodes MEDSSVDLTYENGIATLTLNRPDSLNAMSGRMMRSLERRLDEIERLSGLRAVIITGAGRAFSAGGDLKEFEEALDAGGTKLVDILRYNQDVLQRVEDIPVPVIAAANGTAIAGGLELLLCCDMILACEGALIGDGHARYGIVPAGGATVRLRERLSPSQAAQLFYTASTISADVLAAWGLVNEVVPKDHLMDRARELALEICRNSPEAIRAIKRLGRMRSGDRTRQERLQMEIDTWSHHVSHPDLAEGLRSFRGRKAPSY; translated from the coding sequence ATGGAAGACAGTTCCGTAGACCTTACCTACGAGAACGGGATCGCCACCCTCACGCTCAACCGCCCCGACAGTCTCAACGCGATGTCGGGCCGGATGATGCGCTCACTCGAGAGGCGGCTCGATGAGATCGAGCGGTTGTCGGGATTGAGGGCGGTGATCATCACCGGCGCGGGCCGTGCCTTCTCGGCTGGCGGCGATCTCAAGGAGTTCGAGGAGGCGCTCGACGCGGGCGGCACGAAGCTCGTCGACATCCTGCGCTACAACCAGGACGTTCTGCAACGGGTCGAGGACATCCCAGTTCCGGTGATCGCGGCCGCGAACGGCACGGCCATCGCCGGGGGGCTGGAACTGCTGCTGTGCTGCGACATGATCCTTGCCTGCGAAGGTGCCCTAATCGGCGACGGACATGCCCGTTACGGGATCGTGCCGGCCGGCGGCGCGACGGTGCGTCTCCGGGAACGGCTGTCGCCATCCCAGGCTGCCCAACTGTTCTACACCGCATCGACGATCAGCGCAGACGTTCTTGCTGCATGGGGTCTGGTGAACGAGGTGGTGCCGAAGGATCACCTGATGGATCGCGCCCGGGAGCTTGCCCTGGAGATCTGCCGGAACAGCCCGGAAGCCATCCGCGCAATCAAGAGGCTCGGTCGAATGCGGTCCGGCGATCGGACGCGGCAGGAACGGTTGCAGATGGAGATTGATACTTGGTCACATCACGTCTCGCATCCGGACCTTGCGGAGGGATTGCGTTCCTTTCGCGGAAGGAAGGCGCCAAGCTATTGA